TGCCGCGTACGCCCACTGCGGCCTGCGGCGTGCGGAACCTGACGGCTTCTGGCGCCAGCTTGGCCAGCCGCCCGGAAGAATAGGCCGCCTCGCCGCGCTGCATGTACACGTCGAAATCGTAGTCCTTTTCCAGCGGCACGAAGCGGTAGGACTGCACCGTCAGTTCCGAACCCGGCCCCACGGCGATGCGCGTGCCGTCCTGAAAGCTGACCCCGGCCTTGCCGTCCGGTCCGGTGCGCAGAATGTCGCCCACCAGCAGCGGGTCGCCCGGTGCGGGGGCCGTGCTGCTGCCTGCCCGCTCCACGGTGACCGCGCCGGACACCGAGCGGAAATTGGCGGCGGGTGGGTCCGCCCACGTGACGGATGCACAAGGGACAAGCCCCAAGGTCAGCAGGACCAGCAAGGCTGGCAGTGCCAGCGGCACGCGAGCAGGCAGACGTGTGATGCGCATGGTATTCCCCCGGTTTGGCGGTGTTGCGCCCGCATATGCGTCCGGAACGGGGCGTGCCCGCATCCGGCCTGTCCTGTCGACGGCGGGTTCCATCCGCCGCATGTCCGGCTCGCATCCGGCTCGCATCCGGGCCGCATCCGGCTCGCATCTGGATTGCATCTGGGCCGCATGCCCGCGCGCGGCGTCCGGAATGCATGCGAAGGCTTGTCCCGTGTTTACCTTTTTGGCATTCACCAGTCAGGGATACAATTAGATTTTGCAGCAGGCAGGCTGGAAGGGGCGGGCGGAATGACGGCATGTGTGCCGTACGCCCGGGGTGTGGAGGCGTCGTGCCTGCGGGTTCAATCCGCCGGGTGGCCCGATTGCCGTGCCATCCTTGACGGGTGCGGCACGAGCGGCTAGGGGCTGTTGCAGAACTTGCGGCATCCGGGCGCCTGCCACCGGTAGCGGCCGTGGCGGCTCACGCCGCGTTTCACGCCCACCGGACCGGGCGCCTTGAACGCACGTCACCCGAAAGCATGCCATCCTGACGCCCTCCGGCCCGCCCTTCTCGCCCCCCCAACCGGACACCCCATGCAGCACGACCCGCGCAACCCGCGTTCTTCCCGAATTTCCCGCTCCGCCGCATCGTCCGGCCCTGCGTCCGGCACCCCGTCCGGCCAGCAGCCCTCCGCCCCCGCTGCTTCCGGCAAGGCCGCGCCCATGCTGGCCGCCATGCAAGAGGCGCAGGACGCCCCGGAACAGCTTTCCGGCGTGCTCGACCGCGTCATCTTCCACA
This DNA window, taken from Nitratidesulfovibrio sp., encodes the following:
- a CDS encoding FecR domain-containing protein, with product MRITRLPARVPLALPALLVLLTLGLVPCASVTWADPPAANFRSVSGAVTVERAGSSTAPAPGDPLLVGDILRTGPDGKAGVSFQDGTRIAVGPGSELTVQSYRFVPLEKDYDFDVYMQRGEAAYSSGRLAKLAPEAVRFRTPQAAVGVRGTRFLIRAE